The Phoenix dactylifera cultivar Barhee BC4 chromosome 12, palm_55x_up_171113_PBpolish2nd_filt_p, whole genome shotgun sequence genome has a window encoding:
- the LOC120112728 gene encoding protein IQ-DOMAIN 1-like gives MGRKGKWYISIKKIFTAESKVKKDKKFKRKRIWRCGKFADSDRFDSGSFDNSARAALPPPPPPPPVEARRPDGEDGQNNHAYSVAVASAVAAEAAVVAAQAAAEVARLTASSRIAGRSREETAAIKIQTAVRGYMARRRLRALRGFVRLKSMVEGNAVKRRTTNTLYRMQTWARVQSQIRSRRIRMIEENLALQRQLQLKREKELERSKLGEEWDDSLQSKEQLEASLLNKQEAAIRRERTLAYAYSHQWKSSSRSVAPTFTDPHNPQWGWSWLERRMAARPWENRGTSEKDLNDHASAKSAGRSIAGDLNSAHGPRNSVLERSPPPPRKPSRSASRQPPSTPPSKASSAAGKLKSVSPKNGWRHIEDDSRSTHSSHSERAPRRQSVPGPSTRDDASLVSTPAVPSYMASTESARAKSRFQSPSALSDSVETSEKRSTSSAMKRLSFAETDKHGVSSPGAARRHSGPPKVNIAPLKDVGVGSEQDMSNGATR, from the exons atggggagGAAGGGGAAATGGTATATTTCCATCAAGAAAATTTTCACCGCTGAATCCAAAGTAAAGAAAGACAAG AAGTTCAAACGGAAGAGGATTTGGAGATGTGGGAAATTCGCGGATTCTGATCGGTTCGACTCTGGCTCCTTCGACAATTCTGCTCGGGCGGCACttccgccacctcctcctccgccacccgTGGAGGCTAGACGGCCGGACGGGGAGGATGGACAGAACAATCATGCCTACTCTGTGGCGGTGGCATCTGCTGTTGCGGCGGAGGCTGCCGTCGTGGCAGCTCAAGCTGCTGCGGAGGTTGCTCGCCTCACTGCGTCATCAAGGATTGCTGGTCGTTCAAGGGAAGAGACTGCGGCGATAAAGATTCAGACTGCTGTCCGAGGGTACATG GCAAGGAGAAGATTGCGAGCCTTGAGAGGATTCGTTAGATTGAAGTCAATGGTTGAAGGAAATGCTGTCAAGCGTCGAACCACGAACACTTTATATCGCATGCAGACATGGGCAAGAGTGCAATCACAGATCCGTTCAAGGAGAATCAGAATGATAGAGGAAAATCTGGCTCTTCAGAGGCAGCTGCAACTCAAACGTGAAAAGGAACTTGAAAGATCAAAG TTGGGAGAGGAATGGGATGACAGTCTTCAGTCCAAAGAGCAACTTGAAGCAAGTTTATTAAACAAGCAAGAAGCTGCTATCAGAAGAGAAAGGACACTTGCTTATGCATATTCTCATCAG TGGAAGAGCTCATCACGATCGGTGGCTCCAACATTCACAGACCCCCACAATCCGCAGTGGGGCTGGAGCTGGTTGGAGCGCCGGATGGCAGCGAGGCCATGGGAGAACCGCGGCACGTCGGAAAAAGATCTGAACGACCATGCCTCAGCGAAGAGTGCCGGCCGCAGCATCGCAGGGGATTTAAACAGCGCCCATGGTCCTCGAAACAGCGTCTTGGAGCGAAGCCCGCCCCCACCGCGGAAACCAAGCCGCTCCGCCAGCCGCCAGCCGCCCTCAACTCCCCCATCCAAGGCATCGTCAGCGGCAGGGAAGTTGAAATCGGTGAGCCCAAAGAATGGCTGGCGACACATAGAGGATGACTCGAGGAGCACGCACAGTTCGCACTCAGAGCGGGCACCCAGAAGGCAGAGTGTTCCGGGGCCATCAACAAGAGACGACGCGAGCCTGGTAAGTACTCCAGCCGTTCCTAGCTACATGGCATCCACAGAATCGGCGAGGGCAAAATCCCGTTTCCAGAGCCCATCAGCATTGAGTGATAGCGTCGAGACATCAGAGAAGCGATCCACGAGTTCGGCAATGAAGCGCTTGTCTTTCGCAGAGACAGATAAGCATGGTGTGTCGTCCCCAGGAGCTGCGAGACGCCACTCCGGTCCTCCGAAGGTGAACATTGCCCCATTGAAGGATGTAGGTGTTGGCTCCGAGCAGGATATGAGCAATGGAGCAACCAGGTAG